AGAAACGTATTGGTCATGCTAAACGGTGTTTCGTTAAACAGTGCGAGAGCCGTGAGCCGTCAGTTTGATGCGATTGATCCTTTTAATATTGAAAGAATTGAAGTGCTTTCCGGAGCAAGTGCCGTTTATGGAGGGGATGCGACGGGTGGTGTCATTAATATCATAACGAAAAAAGCAGCTTCAAACAAACTGGGATTTGAAACCAGTCTGGGAGCCAAAAGCGGATTGCGCAATAAAAATGATCACGATACCAGGATAGCACAGGCTATTGAAGGCGGAAATAAATTCATGAAATTCCGTTTGGGTGCGGCATATACCCAGAATGCCGGTGCTTTTGATGCGAATGGCAATCAGGTCATTACCGATGTAAAGCAGTCGGATTTTCAATACAACCGTTCTGTAGATGTATTGGGAAGCCTTGATTTTAAATTAGCCGGTAACCAGGATTTAAGTTTTGATTTTCAGCATTATGTATCAAAAGTAAGAAACGATAAATGGCTGTCATTCGGAACCGATTATTCCGGAATTACCACCAACAATCCGGATCTGATCCGGGTATTGGGAGGAGCCCATTCGGATATTGTTCCAAGCACCACCCGACGCATGCTAAACCTGCAATACAGCTTACGCAACATTTTGGGCGGACAGAACTTATTGTTTCAGGCTTTTGCAAGAACGGAAAATATCGATTTCGGAGCTTCATTTGCAGAAGTACCCAAAGCTCCAACCGGAATTACGATCCCGAGATTCTTATCCTCAGCAAGAGGAAATACGGATGTTTACGGTTTAAAAGCGGTGCTGTATAAAAAATGGGACAAGCTTTCGGTGACTTACGGAATGGATGCCGACAGGGATAAATTTGATGGGGACCAGTCCATTTTTAACCCGGAAACCAGCAGTGCCAGTGGCGGTTTAATCAACAGGACCGATGCCATGGTAGGAAGATATCCCGATACGCAGATTACCGGTATTTCTGGCTTTGCCCAGGCCGACTGGAATGTTTTGGGTAAACTCACCCTTTCCGGAGGTATCCGTCAGCAGCATACTAACGTAAAAGTTGATGATTTTGTAGGCTTCAAAGAACAGATTTACATGCATTTTGGCTATGGTGCTTCGGCAGATATGGTAAAAGGAGGGAAGAACGACTACAACGTAACGCTGGTTAACGGTAGCGCCCTTTATAAATTCAATGAAAAACAACAGGCATGGTTTACCTTTTCGCAGGGATTTGCGGTACCGGATGCTGCTAAATCATACGGATTTGGTAAATACGAACTTGTCAATAACCACTGGAACCTGTTAAACAGTATTGCTGTAAGTGAAAAACCGCTTAGCGGAGTGAAAACAAACCAGTTCGAAGTGGGATGGAGACATCATTCAGCGTATGGTTTTTATGCGCAGGGATCTTTATTTTATGCCTTATCCAATAAAACCTTGAAAATTGATAACACGGCATTTACCATTTCTTTATTAGACCAGAAATTGCGAAACTATGGTTTTGAAGGAGCATTGGGCTACCGTTTTGAAAGAGGATTGGAAGCAGGAGGAAACATTTTATTAATGGCTTCCGAAACAGAAACGGCAAACGACGGT
This region of Flavobacterium inviolabile genomic DNA includes:
- a CDS encoding TonB-dependent receptor, coding for MNKNELAIVIIAMILGGQTLKAQTAQDSLKSKSLDEVIVVSSRAPKQISDIPGTVWIIDQKQIQQQIKGGAGIKEVLGALIPSLDIGNQGRTNYAQNMRGRNVLVMLNGVSLNSARAVSRQFDAIDPFNIERIEVLSGASAVYGGDATGGVINIITKKAASNKLGFETSLGAKSGLRNKNDHDTRIAQAIEGGNKFMKFRLGAAYTQNAGAFDANGNQVITDVKQSDFQYNRSVDVLGSLDFKLAGNQDLSFDFQHYVSKVRNDKWLSFGTDYSGITTNNPDLIRVLGGAHSDIVPSTTRRMLNLQYSLRNILGGQNLLFQAFARTENIDFGASFAEVPKAPTGITIPRFLSSARGNTDVYGLKAVLYKKWDKLSVTYGMDADRDKFDGDQSIFNPETSSASGGLINRTDAMVGRYPDTQITGISGFAQADWNVLGKLTLSGGIRQQHTNVKVDDFVGFKEQIYMHFGYGASADMVKGGKNDYNVTLVNGSALYKFNEKQQAWFTFSQGFAVPDAAKSYGFGKYELVNNHWNLLNSIAVSEKPLSGVKTNQFEVGWRHHSAYGFYAQGSLFYALSNKTLKIDNTAFTISLLDQKLRNYGFEGALGYRFERGLEAGGNILLMASETETANDGWQNQSVYTTNPSKFMAFTGWNDKAFSLRLQAQHSMNYTDLTGAKITGFTLFDLIGDVKFLKGTVNFGVQNLLNRDYVTIWGQRSVFFYQTPQKAFGYLGRGRTFSLGYTIKF